A stretch of Indicator indicator isolate 239-I01 unplaced genomic scaffold, UM_Iind_1.1 iindUn_scaffold_64, whole genome shotgun sequence DNA encodes these proteins:
- the NCSTN gene encoding nicastrin yields the protein MAAAAGRAWGSPGREAAEGSCRPQLLPWWGLLRGLFLAVLAAGCSQGNSVERKIYIPLNRTAPCVRLLNATHQVGCQSSISGDTGVIHVVEKEEDLSWVLSDGPHPPYMVLLDGSLFTRRVMQQLKGTSRVSGLAVAAARPSPAQGFSPGLQCPNDGFGVYSKDYGPQFAHCNRTVWNPLGTGLSYEDFDFPIFLLEDANETQVIKQCYQEHNLPQGGSGPQYPLCAMQLFSHMHAVSSTVTCMRRSSLQSTFSINPEVVCDPLLDYNVWSTLQPINSSGKVDPDKEVIMVATRIDSHSFFWNIAPGAEAAVASFVTHLAAAEALHKASDVQLLPRNVMFTFFQGETFDYIGSSRMVYDMEKEKFPLRLDNLHSFLELNQVALRNGSTLWLHTDPVSRMNHSVEVQVRHLLDVLRNSSLGLNVSLQEVGASQPLPPSSFQRFLRAQHIPGVVLTDHRTSFHNKYYQSRFDTPENIQVQYPEGLSPEEALEYVTDTAKALAEVATVVARALYQLAGGASSTSAIQADPRTVTRMLYGFLIKMNNSWFQSIIKADLKGILGDVPQHYVAVSSPVNTTYLVQYVLANLTGTVVNLTKEECLSPEKSPSTERELFDYSWVQGSLEPNSSSRLPFCVRSTVHLSKALSPAFELRQWGSTEYSTWTESRWKDIRARIFLVASKELEILTLVVGVAILLFSLLATYFINAKAEILFSIPRDPGTVSY from the exons atggcggcggcggccgggAGAGCCTGGGGCAGCCCCGGGAGGGAGGCTGCGGAGGGGAGCTGCcggccccagctcctgccttggtGGGGGCTGCTCCGCGGACTGtttctggctgtgctggcagcgG gctgcagccaggggaaCTCCGTGGAGAGGAAGATCTACATCCCCCTGAACAGGACAGCTCCCTGCGTTCGCCTGCTCAACGCCACGCACCAGGTCGGCTGCCAGT CCTCCATCAGTGGGGACACAGGAGTGATCCACGtggtggagaaggaggaggaccTCAGCTGGGTGCTTTCTGATGGCCCACACCCACCCTACATGGTGCTGCTAGATGGGAGCCTCTTCACCAG GAGGGtgatgcagcagctgaagggaacCTCACGAGTCTCAGgcctggctgtggctgctgccaggcccagccctgcccagggcttCTCTCCTGGCCTGCAGTGCCCCAATGATGGCTTTG gGGTCTACTCCAAGGATTATGGCCCCCAGTTTGCACACTGCAACAGGACTGTGTGGAACCCCCTGGGCACTGGGCTGTCCTATGAGGATTTTGACTTCCCTATTTTCCTCCTGGAGGATGCCAATGAGACTCAAGTCATCAAGCAG TGTTACCAGGAGCACAACCTGCCCCAGGGGGGCTCTGGCCCCCAGTACCCCCTGTGTGCCATGCAGCTCTTCTCCCACATGCATGCAGTCAGCAGCACTGTCACCTGCATGCGCcgcagctccctgcagagcacCTTCAGCATCAACCCAg AGGTTGTCTGTGACCCTCTCCTGGATTACAATGTCTGGAGCACCCTGCAGCCCATCAACTCCTCTGGCAAGGTTGATCCTGACAAGGAGGTCATCATGGTGGCCACAAGA ATTGACAGCCACTCCTTCTTCTGGAACATTGCCCCCggggcagaggctgctgtggcctcctttgtcacccacctggctgctgctgaagccctTCACAAAGCCTcagatgttcagctgctgcccaggaatGTGATGTTCACCTTCTTCCAAGGG gaAACCTTTGACTACATTGGCAGCTCCAGGATGGTTTAtgacatggagaaggagaagttCCCTCTGCGCCTGGACAACCTCCACAGCTTCCTGGAGCTCAACCAG GTGGCACTGAGGAATGGCTCCACACTCTGGCTGCACACAGATCCTGTCTCCAGGATGAATCACTCTGTTGAGGTGCAG GTCAGGCACCTGCTGGATGTCCTCAGGAACAGCAGCCTGGGGCTCAACGTCAgcctgcaggaggttggagcctcgcagcctcttcctccctcttccttccagCGCTTCCTGCGTGCTCAGCACATCCCTGGCGTGGTCCTGACTGACCACAGGACCTCCTTCCACAACAA gTACTACCAGAGCAGGTTTGACACCCCAGAGAACATCCAGGTGCAGTACCCCGAGGGGCTGAGTCCTGAGGAGGCCTTGGAGTACGTCACAGACACTGCCAAG GCCCTGGCAGAGGTGGCCACAGTGGTGGCTCGAGCTCTCTaccagctggcaggaggagccagcagcacctctgccatCCAGGCAGACCCCAGGACG gTCACTCGGATGCTCTATGGCTTCCTGATCAAAATGAACAACTCCTGGTTCCAGTCCATCATCAAAGCAGACCTGAAAGGGATCCTGG GGGATGTCCCCCAGCACTATGTGGCTGTTTCCAGCCCTGTCAACACCACCTACCTGGTGCAGTATGTCCTGGCCAACCTCACAGGCACTGTGGTCAACCTCACCAAGGAGGAATGTCTGAGCCCTGAGAAGAGTCCCAGCACTGAGAGAGAG CTCTTTGACTACAGCTGGGTGCAAGGTTCCTTGGAGCCCAACTCCAGCTCCAGGCTTCCCTTCTGCGTCCGCTCCACCGTGCACCTCAGCAAGGCTCTGTCCCCTGCCTTTGAGCTCAGGCAGTGGGGATCCACTGAATATTCCACCTGGACAGAGAGCAGGTGGAAGGATATCCGAGCCAGGATCTTCTTGGTGGCCagcaaggagctggag aTCCTCACCTTGGTTGTGGGTGTTGCCAtcctgctcttctccctcctgGCCACCTACTTCATCAATGCCAAAGCTGAGATCCTCTTCAGCATCCCACGGGACCCAGGGACTGTGTCCTACTGA